One genomic segment of Primulina tabacum isolate GXHZ01 chromosome 9, ASM2559414v2, whole genome shotgun sequence includes these proteins:
- the LOC142556421 gene encoding putative glutathione S-transferase, which translates to MAEVKLLGSWRSRYSRRVEWALKLKGVEYEFIEEDLTNKSPLLLQSNPVHKKIPVLLHNGKPIAESLVIIEYIDETWENGPPILPKSPYDRAVARFWARFLDEKCLPAFSTACLVSGEEQVKAKEEAEESLKVLDNELKGKKFFGGDGIGFVDIVGNVIAYWYVIIQELVGIELITKEKFPNLCAWIDEYVNSSFVKEHLPDREKLADSLRARFQKTK; encoded by the exons ATGGCAGAAGTGAAGCTCCTTGGTTCTTGGCGCAGCCGATATAGCAGGAGAGTGGAATGGGCGCTGAAACTGAAAGGAGTAGAATATGAATTCATAGAAGAAGATCTAACCAACAAGTCCCCTCTACTTCTTCAATCCAATCCAGTCCACAAAAAGATTCCTGTTCTGCTACATAATGGCAAGCCAATCGCCGAGTCATTGGTGATCATTGAATACATCGATGAAACTTGGGAAAATGGCCCGCCCATCTTGCCGAAAAGTCCTTATGACAGAGCCGTGGCGCGTTTCTGGGCTAGATTCTTGGATGAGAAG TGCTTGCCAGCATTTAGCACGGCTTGTTTGGTTTCAGGGGAGGAGCAAGTGAAAGCCAAGGAAGAAGCAGAGGAATCGCTTAAAGTTCTTGACAATGAACTAAAAGGCAAGAAATTCTTCGGGGGAGATGGCATTGGATTTGTCGATATTGTTGGCAATGTCATCGCCTATTGGTATGTGATTATTCAGGAATTGGTGGGAATCGAATTAATAACCAAAGAGAAGTTTCCGAATTTGTGTGCATGGATTGACGAGTACGTCAACTCGAGCTTTGTTAAGGAACATCTGCCTGATCGGGAGAAATTGGCCGATAGTTTACGGGCTCGGTTTCAAAAGACCAAGTGA